The Kosakonia sp. SMBL-WEM22 sequence GCCAGAAGATATCCCTGTCGCTTATCAGCACGCCTTCAAGGGCCAGTTGATGCCCGAGCTGGAGATAAATATCACGATAGAGGGCAAACATTTTTGTACGGGTGAAACGCATCGTTTCGCGGTGGTGAATCGCACGTTTCAGCCTGCTGAGATGGCGCTTGAAGTGCGCCAGGACGCGCTTCCCGCGCGTTTGCAGCAAATGGCTAAAGACCCTCTCTTCCGCGTCGCCCCGCAGCTTCTCCGTCGGCTTCGCCTGCACGGTTTCGGTATTCAGATAGCTACGCAGTACGTCAAACAGAAAGCGGGGATCCTGACGTAGCGTAATGGTTTCCAGCTTCAGCTCGCCAATTGTGCGATCGCCGTAACGCTCGATATAGTCGAGACACTGCTGGTAAAAATGGCGATCCAGCGCTTTAAGACGGATAAGCAGATGGGGGCGGGTATCGCTCTGAATCAGCGCTGCCAGCTGCGGGCGTTGACGGGCATACTGGCTTAGCGCCAGCAGATGTCGGGTCGGCTCCGTGCTGATAAGCTGTCCCTCATCTGCCAGCAGATCGGCGGCAATCTGCTGATGCTGTTCGGGCCAGACTTCGCGTAGTAGGGCCTGCACCTTGCCGTTATAGCGGGCAACATAGAAGTCATTCACAATCGGCGCGGTCCAGCGCGTCAGCAGGTGTTGATCAAGATATTTAAGCCGACCGATAAGCTCTGCCGGTGAGAGGGTGTGAAGATTGTCACGATCGACATGGGCCTGCACGAGGGTGTAGTTATGCAAAAATTGATGGATACGCGGTTCAAGGGTGAACTGCGCCCAGACGAGCCGCGCGCCCATCTTCAGCATCGCCGGCAGTGCGGCGATCTTTTCACGCGTGGAAAGCTGCTTATCCTTGATAGTATCGACCGGCTCCTCCAGGCCCATCATCGCTTCCATATCACTTTTATTCATCCTGAACGATGGCAGCAGTAGCAGGGCGCGGTACCAGTTCTGAATGTTGTAATAGACCCGGCCGCGCACCAGGCTGAGCATATTGTCAGTGATGGCCCGGCGCTGGTCGCGCTCTTTGGCAGAGCAGCCCACCAGTTGCAGAGTTTGCTCATACACCGTGGCATAAGCGGCGCGGGCAAAAGAGAAGGTAAGCGGCGTCGTCACACCGCAGTAAGACTCCTGAATGTTGGCGTTGTCGCAAATCAGCGTCTCGCTCACGCAGCCGCTATCTTTCGGCAGATGAGTAATCGGACGGGTTTGCAGCAGATGCAGACGGTTATCTTTCAGCGTCCACTCAATATCCTGCGGCGCGCGCAGCGCCCGGGCGATGGCGGCCCCCATATCACGCAGGGCGAGGATTTGTGCCGCCGTCAGCGAAGGTGCCGCCGCCTGGCTGGCATCAAGCTCCACCTCCAGGGTGCCGGTGCCGCGCTTATGGTCAAAGACCATGGCGGTAGTTTTCTGGCTGAGTAGCTGCGTGAAGCAACTCCCTTCCAGCGGGACGCTAAACTCGTCGGTATTGCACTGCCCGGAGACGATCCCCTCCCCGCAGCCCCAGCCGGCGGAGATGAGCATCGTCTGGCGCGAGCCGCTGACAGGATGCGCGGTAAACAGTACGCCCGACACCTCGCCTTCAACCATCTCCTGAACAATGATCGAACAGTGGATCGCGTTTAACGCCAGACCTTTACGCAGGCGATAGGCCATGGCGCGTGCGCTCCATGTCGACATCATCACCCCTTTTACCGCATCCACCAGCTGCTGCTGACCACGTTGGAACAGAAAGCTGTCCATCTGCCCGGCGAAAGAGGCATGGCGGGCATCCTCATCGCTGCAGGAAGAGCGCACCGCCCAGAACATCTCTTCGTCAAGTGCAGCCAGCGCGTTCATCAGGGACTCCGGCAGCGGCAACCTGGCGAGGCGAGCACTGATTTTTCCGGCAATGGTTTCAAGCTGATCCGCAGGCATCTGTAGCGAGAGCTGGGCCATCAACTGCGAGGCTTTTGCATCACAGCGCAGCATCTCATCCATCGCTCCGGCGGGAATAACCCACCAGTTCGGTACCGGATAACCGTGGGCGGTAAGCCACAACAGGTTGGCCGCCTTGCCGCCCAGTTGCTGCTCATTAAGGGTGACCGCATCTGCGGCAGAGTAGAGATAGTTCACGGTAACTCCTTTTAGATCCGTTGTTGACTAAGCTCGACCAGATGCCCCCAGGTACGCAAAATGGCGGGAAACCAGGGGCGTGGCTTGACGTGATGAAGCATCAGGTAAAACGACAATCGGCGCAGACCGAAGTCGCGCAGGGCGAGGTAGAAACCGCGGTACCACTCCCCCGCATCAATCGTGGTTGCCAGCCGCTTCGCCAGCTGGCACCGGTGTAATTCCACGTGATGTAACAGCGTTGGCAGCGGAGTGTGCTCATCGAGCGTCCACGTTAGCAGCTCGGCCAGATCGCGCTGCGGAACATGCAGCGTCGCCAGTTCCCAGTCCCAACAGCAGAGCCGTAAATCCTCCCGCCGCAGCGCGATGTTCCGCGGGCTAAAGTCGTTATGCACAAGCGTGCGCGGTAGCGTTGACAGCTCACGCCACTGCGCCGCGCTGTTCTCGGCGCAGTCCAGCCAGTGATGCAGCAGCGGCGTGGTGAAGAGCAGTGGCGCGGTGCGATGGCTGAAGGCGGCGATGGCCTGCCAGAGCGGCACCATGCTGGCGATGGTGTCGACAGAGGGAAAGTCGATATAGCGAAAGGTGGTCTGCAGGGCGTCATACCGGCGATACCAGAGTGCATGGATATCGGCGATGCCATGCAGCGCAGCATCGATCTGCGCTCTCTGCCAACGGAGGCCGTTTGACAGGCTGTTAAGCAGCACTTCTTGCCCGAGCAACTCCTCAATGATGATGCTCTGTTTACCATCTTCATAGGTGCCATAGAGCGTGGGAACATGCCGCGTAAAGGCGGGATCGCTTTGCGTAATAAGCGCCATCTCCCTTTCACGCGCGTGGTGAAACTCGCTGGCAGGGAGCAGGCGCTTAAGCAGTTCGGCTATCTCAGGTGCGCAGCCTGCCGCCAGCGAGTGCAGCAGTTGGGCTATCGCCTCGCTTTGCGGTTTATGCTTCAGCAGCGCTGCCACTTGCGTGCCATCTTCGCGCTGCAGGTTGTAGGCGAACAGGCCGACGGGAAGCGTCGCGGTATGTGAACTGAACGCCGTTAAAATACTGTCCTGGTTCCCCTGCCAGCGGATCGCGGTCGCGCTCCGGGGCGGTCGTTCGCCCCATGCAGCGGTGTAACGGGCGTGCTGAAAGCAGCGGTGCAGTGGATCGCCTTCTGCCTTGCCTGGCGCCGCGTTACGCTGCTTTCGACCGAGCCGCTCGTGGGATTTCGCGAACTCGTCGTTTGCCAGCGCGCTGAGGGTTGAAATGTCGAGCGCCAGACAAAATGCGGCGATGATCTCCGCCAGCCTTTCGCTGCCGTTGGCCCCCTGACAGCCCAGCATCTGCAGGCACTCAGACTGATCGGGAAGCGTGGTCCCGCCGCCGACCGTGCCAATCACCAGCGCCGGGAGCGTCATGCTGCAGTAGAGATTGCCCTCTGGCGTCAGGCGCATTTGCAGCTGCGAGAGGGAGGATTCATGGCTACAAGCGATATCCTGGCCGAGGGCAGTAAACATCGCCGCAATGATGTTGGCGGTATTGATATTCACTCCCGTCATACCTGCGGCGACGGAGCCTTCACAAAATCCCTGAAACGCTTCCACCAGCTGCGCGGGCGCAATGCGTAAATGGCTGCGGCAGGCGGCTGCGGTCAGCGTTGCTTCGGCGATGACCTGGGTCCCCCTGCCCT is a genomic window containing:
- a CDS encoding phosphoenolpyruvate synthase, whose translation is MNYLYSAADAVTLNEQQLGGKAANLLWLTAHGYPVPNWWVIPAGAMDEMLRCDAKASQLMAQLSLQMPADQLETIAGKISARLARLPLPESLMNALAALDEEMFWAVRSSCSDEDARHASFAGQMDSFLFQRGQQQLVDAVKGVMMSTWSARAMAYRLRKGLALNAIHCSIIVQEMVEGEVSGVLFTAHPVSGSRQTMLISAGWGCGEGIVSGQCNTDEFSVPLEGSCFTQLLSQKTTAMVFDHKRGTGTLEVELDASQAAAPSLTAAQILALRDMGAAIARALRAPQDIEWTLKDNRLHLLQTRPITHLPKDSGCVSETLICDNANIQESYCGVTTPLTFSFARAAYATVYEQTLQLVGCSAKERDQRRAITDNMLSLVRGRVYYNIQNWYRALLLLPSFRMNKSDMEAMMGLEEPVDTIKDKQLSTREKIAALPAMLKMGARLVWAQFTLEPRIHQFLHNYTLVQAHVDRDNLHTLSPAELIGRLKYLDQHLLTRWTAPIVNDFYVARYNGKVQALLREVWPEQHQQIAADLLADEGQLISTEPTRHLLALSQYARQRPQLAALIQSDTRPHLLIRLKALDRHFYQQCLDYIERYGDRTIGELKLETITLRQDPRFLFDVLRSYLNTETVQAKPTEKLRGDAEERVFSHLLQTRGKRVLAHFKRHLSRLKRAIHHRETMRFTRTKMFALYRDIYLQLGHQLALEGVLISDRDIFWLTREEIYQGLDGTAVQTGLTALIAQRRAEYERYQQEEEPANRLSLTQTLFQQQTLHAAQPPSAANLTHLQGTGCYPGTVEAPVSLILSPEKAGNLAGTILCTVRTDPGWAPLFPGLGGLIVERGSTLSHSAIVAREMGIPAIVGVPGVTHQLQQGEVIRMNGANGKITRGIERGRGEYEPTVD
- a CDS encoding phosphotransferase; this encodes MESLITATIVDIRQAEFTLLFESEERCNAFITDPQRRLSLYDRAVQLPALKLLHKERQQSGEWLATLTCRSAQENKQCYWQLKLCQPRGKIAESVTTLPRRHLYDWSEPARQKRLAWLRQHTGHDLNQLSATHLQAEKLQSHLEGFIGSVEVPVGIAGPLLINGWRAKGIFYAPLATSEGALVASVSRGASAITHSGGATARVTGQRMMRSPRFEFLSLHEALAFCAWAEDYFVDISNVVRQHSHFARLTSLTPRVIGNAVHLTFTYHTADAAGQNMTTTCTWQACKWILSHLPVALTPQRYILESNLSSDKKSSWSSFAQGRGTQVIAEATLTAAACRSHLRIAPAQLVEAFQGFCEGSVAAGMTGVNINTANIIAAMFTALGQDIACSHESSLSQLQMRLTPEGNLYCSMTLPALVIGTVGGGTTLPDQSECLQMLGCQGANGSERLAEIIAAFCLALDISTLSALANDEFAKSHERLGRKQRNAAPGKAEGDPLHRCFQHARYTAAWGERPPRSATAIRWQGNQDSILTAFSSHTATLPVGLFAYNLQREDGTQVAALLKHKPQSEAIAQLLHSLAAGCAPEIAELLKRLLPASEFHHAREREMALITQSDPAFTRHVPTLYGTYEDGKQSIIIEELLGQEVLLNSLSNGLRWQRAQIDAALHGIADIHALWYRRYDALQTTFRYIDFPSVDTIASMVPLWQAIAAFSHRTAPLLFTTPLLHHWLDCAENSAAQWRELSTLPRTLVHNDFSPRNIALRREDLRLCCWDWELATLHVPQRDLAELLTWTLDEHTPLPTLLHHVELHRCQLAKRLATTIDAGEWYRGFYLALRDFGLRRLSFYLMLHHVKPRPWFPAILRTWGHLVELSQQRI